The genome window ACTCAAGATTATTTAAGTTAAATTGACCAACAGCATAGCCTTCTGCTTTTGCTTTGTTTAACATGTCTTTCATTGAAACTAAAGGCATATTTCTTCCTCCTTATTTAATGATCGTTCTTTTTTACAAGAGAATCTTTATTAAATTTCCCAAAGGAAAGTTGAATATGTATATAATACCTCAAGTAAAACAAAACGAATCATTCCATTTAAAAACTCAATTGTAATCATACCAAAATAAATCAAGAAATGCTATCGTTCAAGCTTTTTTTTCTATTTTGTCACAAATTAGTAGACTTTTTGTCGAATGAAAGCACTTTAATTCTAAATCCACTTATAAACTATAGAATAGGTATTGAAAATATGGTCCATGATGGCTTAGTAAAAAATATCACAGATCTAGTTTTCGAAAACCAATAGCTTCAAAACAGAAACTACATTTTTCGGGTTAAGGGAAAACATATAGGAACTGGCTGGCTAATAAATATGTATAAAATATGGCGATTAATAATTAATGTACTTCTTAACAGCCTCTCTCAGATCATCAATATCAAACGGTTTAGCAAAATGCGTTAGGGCACCGAGGTCCTTCGCTTCTTGAATCATATCTAGTTCTCCATAAGCTGTCATGATAATCACACGAATATCCTGATTAAGCTTTTTCATTCGTTTTAATATTTCAATTCCATCCATTCCTGGAATTTTCATATCAAGCAGCACTAAATCAGGTGATTCTCTTGTCACAATTTCTAACGCCTGATTTCCATTTGCAGCTTGGAATGTCTTATATCCTTCCTTTTGAAAAACTTCATTCAAAAGGATTCTAATGCCGAATTGATCATCAACAATTAATATTTTCCCTTTCATAAGGAACCTTCCCTTCTAACTCAAGTTATATGTATGTATTCTCTCGTTTTTATCATACTTTATCTTTTTCTACTATTTACTCGACTTTTCCTGCTAATCCCCTTAAATTTTACCTTTTCCTTCAATTTAATTATAATTATCTACTATATGAAGCAAATTACTGTTTTAATTTAATAAAATGGAGGTTTTCCACTTGCTTAAAATGTTTTCCACTCAACTAAGTGGGTTATTTAAAAGATTGCATGAGAAAGAAGAGGAAGCAATCGAAGACAGCTCAAGACTATTAGCCCAAGCCATTGTCAGTGACGGAAAGGTTTATATCTATGCAACAAATGAAATGGCAGGAGTGATAGCAGAGGCTACAACTGGGATGGAGCCGATGCTAAATACAGAAAAATGGGCAAATGCATCGCTTGAATCTATTACCTCAAACGATCGGTTTATTCTTTTTGCTCGAACAAATGAAGAGGAAGAAATAAACACATTTGCTAAACAACTATACGATGCTCAAGTTCCTTTTATTTCCATCTGTTCTATTACCAATCCTGATATTGAATCACTGGTAGACTTTGCAGATGTTTCTATCGACTTAAGACTTTCTAAAGGCTTATTGCCTGACGATGAAGGAAAGCGATATGGCTATCCATCGTTAATTGTTGCTCTTTTTATTTATCATGGCATTAAATTTACCACTGATGAAATTTTGAAAGAATATGATTTATAAAAAAGAATTACCATTACACTAAACGTTAGAAAACATTACAAAAAGAGGCTTTTCCAAATAAATGGAATAGCCTCTTTTTTTAAGTTCGCCAAAATTTTATTTTTCTGCTAAGCGGATAGATGCACCGACAAACTCACGGAAAAGAGGTTGCGGGCGAGTTGGTCTCGAGATAAATTCTGGGTGGAATTGAGAAGCAACAAACCAAGGATGATCTTTTAATTCAACAATTTCCACTAAACGGCCATCTGGGCTAGTTCCTGAGAATACAAATCCTGCATTTTCCATCTCTTGACGATATTGATTATTGAACTCATAACGATGACGATGTCTCTCATAGATTACCTCGTCTTGATATGCTTCATACGCTCTTGTATCTTCTTTTAATTTACATGGATATAAACCTAAGCGAAGTGTTCCACCTAAATCTTCCACATCCTTCTGTTCTGGCAGAAGGTCAATAACTGGATGTGTTGTTGCTTCGTTAATTTCAGAAGAATGAGCATCATTCCACCCTAAAACATTACGAGCAAATTCGATAGATGCTACCTGCATACCTAAGCAAATCCCAAAGAAAGGAACCTTCTGTTCGCGTGCATATTGCGTTGCAAGAATTTTTCCTTCCACACCACGGTCTCCGAATCCACCTGGTACGAGAATTCCATCTGCATCTTGTAATATTTCTTGCACGTTTTCTTTCGTTACCTGCTCTGCATTAATCCAATCGATCTCAATGTCAGCATCATATGCATACCCGGCGTGCTTTAATGCTTCTACTACAGAAATATAAGCATCTTGTAATTCAACATATTTACCAACAAGGGCAATTTTTGTTGTTTTAGAAAGATGACGAACGCGATCTACTAGTTCAATCCATTCTGTCATATCTGCTTCTTGGCATTTAAGCTTTAAATGGTCACATACGATTTGATCAAGATTTTGCTCTTGAAGAGCTAACGGAATAGTATAAAGTGTATCTGCATCACGACATTCAATAACAGATTTATTGTCTATATCACAGAATAAAGCAATTTTATCCTTCATATCTTCAGAAATAGGTTTTTCTGTTCTTACTACAATCACATTTGGCTGAATTCCTAAGCTGCGTAGCTCTTTTACACTATGTTGTGTTGGTTTAGTTTTCATTTCCCCTGCAGCTTTGATGTATGGTACCAATGTACAATGAATGTACATAACATTGTCACGACCAATATCACTTTTAATTTGACGAATAGCTTCTAAGAATGGTAAAGATTCAATGTCTCCAACCGTTCCGCCAATTTCTGTAATTACTACATCTGCATTTGTTTCACGACCAGCTCTAAATACACGTTCTTTGATTTCATTTGTAATGTGCGGAATTACTTGCACTGTTCCACCAAGATAATCTCCTCTACGTTCTTTTCTTAATACAGTAGAATAGATTTTTCCTGTTGTCACATTGTTATATTTCGTTAAATTGATATCAATAAAACGCTCATAGTGACCTAAGTCTAAGTCTGTTTCTGCGCCATCATCTGTTACAAACACTTCTCCATGCTGATATGGACTCATTGTACCAGGATCCACATTGATATACGGGTCAAACTTTTGAATCGTTACACTTACACCACGATTTTTCAGCAAGCGTCCTAGTGATGCTGCTGTAATACCTTTTCCGAGTGAAGATACTACTCCACCTGTTACAAAAATATATTTTGTCATTATATTATCCCCCTTGATTTAAGTTTGCTCCAATTCCTCTTTATTTAAGACGAATTAACTAATTTTTTTAGAGGGGTATGAAACGATTGCTATTTACTTTCTTTACTAAAAAATAAAAAGCGCTCCACTTACTTTCTAAAAGTAAGGGAGCGCTATATTTAGCGAATTTAGTTCGTTCCTCTTTTTAAGGAGCCCAAAAAAGATTTTACTAGCAACGACTATAAATGTCAAGACTAGGAGATTATTTATCCTCATCCTCGTCATCAAATTCGTCGTCTTCTTCCTCTTCATCCTCATCTAGCTCATCGTCATCGATTTCATAATCTTCATCGAAATCATCATCTTCTTCCGACAAATCGTCATCTAATAGATCATCATCTTCTTCATCTAAATCCTCATCCTCATCTAGAAGCTCTTCGTCATCTAGATCAGCATCAAAGTCATCAAAATCGTCATCCTCATCAAGGCTATCAAAATCATCGAAGTCATCATCAACAGCTTTTTTCGCTTTCTTCTTCTTCGGTTTTGTAACTGTTACGACATCTTCTTCTGATTTATCTACAGGGTACCATAAACGAAGTCCCCAACGATTGTCTCCTAATGATAAGAAGCGACCATCAATATTAACATCTGTATATAATTGTGCTATTTTTTCATTAACCTCTTCTTCACTTAACCCAACTAATTTTGCTACTTGATCCATTAGTTCATTAAATGCATAAGGTGTTTTACCACCATTCATAATTTCATGTGCTACATCAATTAGCGACATTTCTTTTAGTTCTTCTTGAGTGTATTTATCAATACTCATTCTTTCGCACTTCCTTTCTTATCTACTCTTATCCCTTTCCTGAAAGCTCGGACCGAAATTCAGGTGGAAGTTTCACTTTTCGGGAGTTTATTATTTTTTTATGCTTTTGTTGACCATTCTGCAATAAATCCTCTAACCTATTTTAAAGCCTTTTGAAAAGAACTCTAACTAAAATAGTAAAAATACATATTCTCCATTATAAACAAATTTTAGGTGAATATGCTAGTTCTAGTTAAGGTTTATTTAACTTTTCTTCAAAATAAAAGTTTTCCTTCTCTTTTCCCGTTATTTTTGAGTGTTTATTCTTAGCTAGTTTAAAAAACAGAAGGGATAAAAGAAAGAAGCCAATGGAACCTAATTGGTGCTTATAAAGGAAAGAAAACACCACTATATATACAGGCATTCCCAGCCATATCCATAATTTCCGCACTGTTAATCCACCCCAACTAAATGTAGAATATTCTTACTTCTAGGATAACGATTCTATCAAGGGGCACGCAAGTCTAAACGCTATTTTTTCTTCTCTCTTCCATTATCTATTGTATTTTTGGTGAATAGCAATCTCTTACGGACATGACCAAGCAAGGTATGAAAAGAAGGGAATATCGGCAATACTATCCTTCTAAGGAGGGCATTATGAATGAAGACATTCCTGATTATCCTAAGCATTATTGCCATACTTATTTTCCTTCTTTACCTGGACTTTCAATTAGGAAAGAGAGCTCAGCAAAAAAAAAGCAATCGAAAAAATCATCCTTTTAGATATAGTGACTTTCACATTTACTCGGACGGTACAGAACTATTTCCAGCCCTTTTTCAAGCAATTGAAGAGGCTGCTGAACATGTCCATATTCTTTTCTATACTATTAAAACAGACAGTATTTCCAACGAGTTTCTCAATCTTTTAAAAACAAAAGCACATGAAGGAGTGGAAGTGCGACTTATTTTAGATTGGTTAGGAAGTTATAAAATAAGAAAAAAGGTTAGGGCAAAATTAAAAAAGGCCGGCGTTCAGTTTGCATTTTGTCAGCTTCCAATTTTCCCTTATCTTTTTTATTCCTTGCAGGTTAGAAACCACCGAAAAATTGCTATTATCGATGGTAAGGTTGGTTTTATGGGGGGCTTTAATATTGGCAAGGATTATATTCATGCTAATTATAAATTGAGCCCTTGGCGTGACTATCATCTTAAATTGATTGGTGAAGGGGTCGATGACTTACAACGAGAATTTTTAATGGATTGGTTAAAAGCTTCTAAGATAAATTTACTGCAAAATCGTGTATATTTTCCCCTGCAAAAAAAGGGAGAATCTAGACATCAAATAATTCCTACACAAGGGGTTTATTTAGAGGAAATAGTCTGTCATGTCATAAAAAACTGCAAAAGTTCTCTTCTAATTACCACTCCTTATTTTATACCTAGTAAACAAATAACAAAGGAGTTACTAAGAGCATTACATAGAAATATTTCCATTACCATCCTTATACCTGATAAGGCAGATCACTTGTTAGTCAAAGAGGCCTCCTTTCCATATTTACGTACATTGATTGCACATGGAGCAAGTGTTTATCAGTATATGAATGGTTTTTTTCATGGTAAATTAATTAACATTGATAATGAAATTATTATTATTGGTTCAGCCAACTTTGATAGACGGAGCATCTTTTTAAATCATGAGTTAAATTGTTGTATCTACGACAAAGGCTTTATAGAAAGAATGAACAAGATTACAACAGAAGATTTACAGCAGGCAAAGGAGTTATCGCTTGAAGGTTTAGATACTATCACAATCAGAAGTAAGCTAAAAGAATGGATAGCCCGCCTTTTCGCTCCATTTCTATAAATGGATTAGCGATTACGGAACTATCCTAGACGATTTGCATAGACATGCCCAGGACATAAGTATTCCAACAAACATAAACCCAAACAATTATACGAAGAAGTAATAAAACATCTTGCGACTGTTTGGGTCTTTATTAAAAAAAGAATTACTTGTAGGTATTTCCCGCAGACGGACTTTTCATGGTGCTACACCTAAGCTGCTTCGGATTTGCAACCAATATCCAATTAATCATCGTTGCTGTTTTTTATGACTGGTATTTTTATTTTGACAAAAAATGATTCCTCCTTATAGGTGTAATCAAGATAGCCATGATGCTTCTTCACGATATCAAGGATGATTCTTGTTCCATATCCACGTTCTTTCCCCTTCTTCGTCGACTTACCAAATTTCTTATATAAAGAGTCTAAGATGGAAACTGGAATAGGCAAGCAGTCATTTTTGCATGTCAGTAAGTAAAGCCCACTTCTTTTGGAGAGCCGAATAATAATATGGGGCTCTCGTCGATACTTTTGCTGCCATTCTCGACTTGCTTCTAAGCTATTAGACAATAAATTCCCTACTAAACCGACGATATCCTTTTCTTTCATCGGCAACGTTGATAAAGGGATATCAAAATCATATTTTAGCGCGATATTTTCCTGGACCGCCTGCTTATAAACTCTATGTAAGACAGAAGCTACAGATCCACTTTCCCCTTTTATAGATAGATTTGTTTCTTCATATCCTTCTACCAATTCGTCTAAATAAGATTTAGCATGGGAGGAACCCTCTTTTTCCAGCATAAAATGCACTGCTGAAATATGCTTTAGAAAATCATGTCTTTCGCTGCGCACTACTTGAAAAAGTTCATTATATTGGCTTATCTCCTTCTCATAGGACTCTTTTGCCTGTTGCAGTGAAAAAATTTTTGCTCCAATCATAAACCGCACTATTTCGATTAGTACGAACAACAGAAGGAATAATATATTCCAGTATGTGAATGCAACTTGAATATGCAAAAGCAAAACCAATGATTGTACAAGCCAAAAGAGAACTTCTATTCTGGAAGTAATAACAGCTTTATCTGCATGTAAATATTTCGAAAGAACAAAGCATATCCCCACAAAGAATGCAAAGATCCAATATG of Niallia circulans contains these proteins:
- a CDS encoding response regulator, which encodes MKGKILIVDDQFGIRILLNEVFQKEGYKTFQAANGNQALEIVTRESPDLVLLDMKIPGMDGIEILKRMKKLNQDIRVIIMTAYGELDMIQEAKDLGALTHFAKPFDIDDLREAVKKYINY
- a CDS encoding DUF2529 domain-containing protein; amino-acid sequence: MLKMFSTQLSGLFKRLHEKEEEAIEDSSRLLAQAIVSDGKVYIYATNEMAGVIAEATTGMEPMLNTEKWANASLESITSNDRFILFARTNEEEEINTFAKQLYDAQVPFISICSITNPDIESLVDFADVSIDLRLSKGLLPDDEGKRYGYPSLIVALFIYHGIKFTTDEILKEYDL
- a CDS encoding CTP synthase translates to MTKYIFVTGGVVSSLGKGITAASLGRLLKNRGVSVTIQKFDPYINVDPGTMSPYQHGEVFVTDDGAETDLDLGHYERFIDINLTKYNNVTTGKIYSTVLRKERRGDYLGGTVQVIPHITNEIKERVFRAGRETNADVVITEIGGTVGDIESLPFLEAIRQIKSDIGRDNVMYIHCTLVPYIKAAGEMKTKPTQHSVKELRSLGIQPNVIVVRTEKPISEDMKDKIALFCDIDNKSVIECRDADTLYTIPLALQEQNLDQIVCDHLKLKCQEADMTEWIELVDRVRHLSKTTKIALVGKYVELQDAYISVVEALKHAGYAYDADIEIDWINAEQVTKENVQEILQDADGILVPGGFGDRGVEGKILATQYAREQKVPFFGICLGMQVASIEFARNVLGWNDAHSSEINEATTHPVIDLLPEQKDVEDLGGTLRLGLYPCKLKEDTRAYEAYQDEVIYERHRHRYEFNNQYRQEMENAGFVFSGTSPDGRLVEIVELKDHPWFVASQFHPEFISRPTRPQPLFREFVGASIRLAEK
- the rpoE gene encoding DNA-directed RNA polymerase subunit delta, which codes for MSIDKYTQEELKEMSLIDVAHEIMNGGKTPYAFNELMDQVAKLVGLSEEEVNEKIAQLYTDVNIDGRFLSLGDNRWGLRLWYPVDKSEEDVVTVTKPKKKKAKKAVDDDFDDFDSLDEDDDFDDFDADLDDEELLDEDEDLDEEDDDLLDDDLSEEDDDFDEDYEIDDDELDEDEEEEDDEFDDEDEDK
- a CDS encoding phospholipase D-like domain-containing protein produces the protein MKTFLIILSIIAILIFLLYLDFQLGKRAQQKKSNRKNHPFRYSDFHIYSDGTELFPALFQAIEEAAEHVHILFYTIKTDSISNEFLNLLKTKAHEGVEVRLILDWLGSYKIRKKVRAKLKKAGVQFAFCQLPIFPYLFYSLQVRNHRKIAIIDGKVGFMGGFNIGKDYIHANYKLSPWRDYHLKLIGEGVDDLQREFLMDWLKASKINLLQNRVYFPLQKKGESRHQIIPTQGVYLEEIVCHVIKNCKSSLLITTPYFIPSKQITKELLRALHRNISITILIPDKADHLLVKEASFPYLRTLIAHGASVYQYMNGFFHGKLINIDNEIIIIGSANFDRRSIFLNHELNCCIYDKGFIERMNKITTEDLQQAKELSLEGLDTITIRSKLKEWIARLFAPFL
- a CDS encoding sensor histidine kinase, which codes for MINNNHFYWLLIAVYSTIHSKRVIDHVSFSVQAYWIFAFFVGICFVLSKYLHADKAVITSRIEVLFWLVQSLVLLLHIQVAFTYWNILFLLLFVLIEIVRFMIGAKIFSLQQAKESYEKEISQYNELFQVVRSERHDFLKHISAVHFMLEKEGSSHAKSYLDELVEGYEETNLSIKGESGSVASVLHRVYKQAVQENIALKYDFDIPLSTLPMKEKDIVGLVGNLLSNSLEASREWQQKYRREPHIIIRLSKRSGLYLLTCKNDCLPIPVSILDSLYKKFGKSTKKGKERGYGTRIILDIVKKHHGYLDYTYKEESFFVKIKIPVIKNSNDD